In Malus sylvestris chromosome 15, drMalSylv7.2, whole genome shotgun sequence, a single genomic region encodes these proteins:
- the LOC126601514 gene encoding 22.0 kDa heat shock protein-like has product MHMKNNVMMVVQSVLLVMMMLGLMAPSQTNALIPYNPISPSSLLDHMMIDDPFRTLEQTPFTVPNPTKVAQEALALARADWKETATAHVISLDVPGLKREDVKIEVEENRVLRISGERKADDREGELQGDNYKWHRAERTDGKFWRQFRLPGNADLDQIKAHLEDGVLKITVPKLAAEKKRQPKLINIASSSSSADHGADVEPTKVA; this is encoded by the coding sequence ATGCATATGAAGAATAACGTGATGATGGTGGTGCAGTCAGTACTACTTGTGATGATGATGTTAGGCCTCATGGCCCCCTCCCAAACCAATGCCTTGATTCCGTACAACCCAATATCCCCCTCCTCCCTCTTGGACCACATGATGATCGATGACCCCTTCAGAACTCTCGAACAGACTCCCTTCACCGTCCCAAACCCTACTAAAGTCGCTCAAGAGGCGCTCGCTCTGGCACGTGCTGACTGGAAAGAGACGGCGACTGCACACGTGATCTCATTGGACGTCCCGGGGCTGAAGAGGGAGGACGTCAAGATAGAGGTGGAGGAGAACAGGGTGCTGAGGATCAGCGGAGAGAGGAAGGCCGACGACCGGGAAGGTGAACTGCAGGGCGACAACTACAAGTGGCACCGCGCTGAGAGGACAGACGGCAAGTTCTGGAGGCAGTTCAGACTGCCTGGGAACGCCGACTTGGATCAGATAAAGGCTCACCTGGAGGACGGGGTGCTGAAGATTACGGTGCCAAAGTTAGCGGCGGAGAAGAAGAGGCAGCCCAAGCTCATCAACATCGCCTCTTCTTCCTCGTCTGCTGATCATGGGGCGGATGTCGAACCTACAAAGGTCGCATGA